In the genome of Meles meles chromosome 16, mMelMel3.1 paternal haplotype, whole genome shotgun sequence, one region contains:
- the CSTF1 gene encoding cleavage stimulation factor subunit 1 produces MYRTKVGLKDRQQLYKLIISQLLYDGYISIANGLINEIKPQSVCAPSEQLLHLIKLGMENDDTAVQYAIGRSDTVAPGTGIDLEFDADVQTMSPEASEYETCYVTSHKGPCRVATYSRDGQLIATGSADASIKILDTERMLAKSAMPIEVMMNETAQQNMENHPVIRTLYDHVDEVTCLAFHPTEQILASGSRDYTLKLFDYSKPSAKRAFKYIQEAEMLRSISFHPSGDFILVGTQHPTLRLYDINTFQCFVSCNPQDQHTDAICSVNYNPSANMYVTGSKDGCIKLWDGVSNRCITTFEKAHDGAEVCSAIFSKNSKYILSSGKDSVAKLWEISTGRTLVRYTGAGLSGRQVHRTQAVFNHTEDYVLLPDERTISLCCWDSRTAERRNLLSLGHNNIVRCIVHSPTNPGFMTCSDDFRARFWYRRSTTD; encoded by the exons ATGTACAGAACCAAAGTGGGCTTGAAGGACCGCCAGCAGCTCTACAAGCTGATCATTAGCCAGCTGCTCTATGATGGCTACATCAGCATTGCTAATGGCCTCATTAATGAAATCAAGCCTCAGTCTGTTTGTGCGCCCTCGGAGCAGCTGCTGCATCTCATCAAACTAG GAATGGAAAATGATGATACTGCAGTCCAGTATGCAATTGGTCGTTCAGATACAGTTGCCCCGGGCACAGGAATTGACCTGGAATTTGATGCAGACGTCCAGACCATGTCCCCAGAGGCTTCAGAGTACGAAACGTGCTATGTCACATCCCATAAAGGACCGTGCCGCGTAGCTACGTACAGTAGAGATGGGCAGTTAATAGCTACTGGATCTGCTGACGCTTCCATAAAgatacttgacacagagagaatgtTGGCCAAAAGTGCCATGCCGATAGAG GTCATGATGAATGAGACTGCACAGCAGAACATGGAAAACCACCCAGTGATTCGAACGCTTTACGACCACGTGGATGAAGTCACATGTCTCGCTTTCCACCCAACAGAGCAGATCCTTGCCTCTGGCTCAAGGGATTATACTCTTAAATTATTTGATTATTCCAAGCCATCTGCAAAAAGAGCCTTCAAATACATTCAG GAAGCTGAAATGTTACGCTCCATCTCTTTTCATCCTTCCGGAGATTTTATACTTGTTGGGACTCAGCACCCTACTCTTCGGCTTTATGATATCAATACATTTCAGTGTTTTGTCTCATGCAATCCTCAAGATCAACACACCGATGCTATATGCTCCGTGAATTACAATCCTAGTGCCAATATGTATGTAACTGGGAGCAAGGACGGCTGCATCAAGCTATGGGATGGTGTTTCAAATCGATGCATCACAACTTTTGAGAAAGCCCATGATGGTGCCGAAGTTTGTTCTGCCATTTTCTCCAAAAATTCGAAATACATTCTCTCCAGTGGAAAAGACTCTGTAGCTAAACTTTGGGAGATATCGACAGGACGAACGCTGGTCAGATACACAG GTGCCGGCTTGAGCGGGCGGCAGGTGCACCGAACGCAGGCCGTGTTCAACCACACCGAGGACTACGTGCTGCTGCCCGACGAGAGGACCATCAGCCTGTGCTGCTGGGACTCTCGCACGGCCGAGCGCCGCAACCTGCTCTCCCTGGGCCACAACAACATCGTGCGCTGCATCGTGCATTCGCCCACCAACCCCGGCTTCATGACGTGCAGCGACGACTTCCGAGCACGGTTTTGGTACCGGAGATCCACCACGGACTAA